In Toxotes jaculatrix isolate fToxJac2 chromosome 11, fToxJac2.pri, whole genome shotgun sequence, a single genomic region encodes these proteins:
- the LOC121189890 gene encoding dual specificity protein phosphatase 19-like isoform X1 translates to MHSLAQEIQGFSKNHLKKQCTRVTTVTGRKLLERRSDGGEGEVEQVEELEEGSGCGFVEDKSLDLQVGVVRPFLLLASQDAAHDIDTLQRYKVSHVLNVAYGVNNLFPDQLVYKTLQILDLPDTDITSYLEECSYFIDQAREQGGVVLVHCNAGVSRSSSIVIGYLMLREGQTFDDAYSQVKLARPSIRPNPGFYQQLQCYKP, encoded by the exons ATGCATTCGCTGGCTCAGGAGATCCAGGGATTCTCCAAAAACCATCTGAAGAAGCAGTGCACGCGTGTTACCACGGTGACGGGCAGGAAgctgctggagaggaggagcgatggcggagagggagaggtggagcaggtggaagagctggaggagggaaGTGGATGTGGATTTGTAGAAGATAAAAGTCTGGACCTTCAAGTTGGTGTCGTTAGACCCTTCCTACTGCTGG CCTCTCAGGATGCAGCCCACGACATTGACACCCTGCAGAGATATAAG GTGTCTCATGTGCTAAATGTGGCCTATGGAGTCAATAACCTGTTCCCAGATCAGCTGGTGTACAAGACGCTCCAGATCCTGGATCTCCCAGACACGGACATCACTTCATATCTTGAGGAATGCAGCTACTTCATAGATCAGGCTCGagaacag GGTGGTGTGGTGCTGGTCCACTGTAATGCTGGTGTGTCACGCTCCTCCTCAATTGTGATTGGCTACCTGATGTTGAGGGAGGGGCAGACGTTTGATGATGCATACAGCCAGGTGAAACTGGCGAGGCCATCGATTCGCCCTAACCCTGGCTTCTACCAGCAACTCCAGTGCTATAAACCATAA
- the LOC121189890 gene encoding dual specificity protein phosphatase 19-like isoform X2 — MHSLAQEIQGFSKNHLKKQCTRVTTVTGRKLLERRSDGGEGEVEQVEELEEGSGCGFVEDKSLDLQVGVVRPFLLLASQDAAHDIDTLQRYKVSHVLNVAYGVNNLFPDQLVYKTLQILDLPDTDITSYLEECSYFIDQAREQPEKRLYSVMGGSMLNKRDKCVNTLSFRAEP, encoded by the exons ATGCATTCGCTGGCTCAGGAGATCCAGGGATTCTCCAAAAACCATCTGAAGAAGCAGTGCACGCGTGTTACCACGGTGACGGGCAGGAAgctgctggagaggaggagcgatggcggagagggagaggtggagcaggtggaagagctggaggagggaaGTGGATGTGGATTTGTAGAAGATAAAAGTCTGGACCTTCAAGTTGGTGTCGTTAGACCCTTCCTACTGCTGG CCTCTCAGGATGCAGCCCACGACATTGACACCCTGCAGAGATATAAG GTGTCTCATGTGCTAAATGTGGCCTATGGAGTCAATAACCTGTTCCCAGATCAGCTGGTGTACAAGACGCTCCAGATCCTGGATCTCCCAGACACGGACATCACTTCATATCTTGAGGAATGCAGCTACTTCATAGATCAGGCTCGagaacag CCCGAGAAGAGACTTTATTCTGTGATGGGAGGCTCCATGTTGAATAAAAGAGACAAATGTGTCAATACGCTGAGCTTCAGAGCTGAGCCTTGA